The Hahella sp. HNIBRBA332 genome window below encodes:
- a CDS encoding IS256 family transposase → MNQKELEAFAREAAKSLKTEKDLNEFRQMLTKATVEAALNAELDVHLGYEKHQSSNSDNSRNGYSSKTLRTEDGQFEVNTPRDRQGSFEPLLVKKQQTRFTTMDDKILSLYAKGMSTREIVATFKEMYGADVSPTLISKVTDAVIERVVEWQSRPLDAVYPIVYLDCIVVKIRQDKQVINKAIYLALGVNLEGHKELLGMWISETEGAKFWLNVLTELQNRGVKDILIACVDGLKGFPEAINTVYPQTRIQLCIVHMVRNAVKYVPWKDYKPVTTDLKRIYQSATEEEALSELDKFAERWDEKYPQISRSWRLHWENLNTLFRYPEDIRRAIYTTNAIESLNSVIRKVIKKRKLFPTDDSARKVVYLAIMDASKKWTMPIRNWKSALNRFMIEFEDRLTEYL, encoded by the coding sequence ATGAACCAGAAAGAATTAGAAGCATTTGCCCGTGAGGCAGCCAAATCTCTGAAAACAGAAAAGGATCTCAACGAGTTCCGTCAGATGCTCACCAAGGCGACCGTGGAAGCCGCGCTCAATGCAGAGCTGGATGTGCATCTGGGATACGAGAAACATCAATCTTCAAATTCAGACAATAGCCGTAACGGCTATTCCAGCAAGACCCTCCGTACCGAGGACGGTCAGTTTGAAGTTAATACTCCCAGAGATCGTCAGGGCAGCTTTGAGCCTCTACTGGTCAAGAAGCAGCAGACCCGCTTCACCACCATGGACGACAAGATTCTCAGCCTCTACGCCAAAGGCATGAGCACCCGAGAGATCGTGGCCACCTTTAAGGAAATGTATGGCGCGGATGTCTCTCCCACCTTAATCTCCAAAGTCACGGATGCCGTGATTGAGCGGGTGGTGGAATGGCAGTCTCGTCCTCTGGATGCGGTTTATCCCATCGTATACCTGGACTGTATTGTGGTGAAGATCCGCCAGGATAAGCAGGTGATCAACAAGGCGATCTATCTTGCCTTGGGAGTGAATCTGGAAGGTCACAAAGAACTGTTAGGGATGTGGATCTCTGAAACCGAAGGGGCGAAGTTCTGGCTTAATGTGCTGACCGAGTTACAGAACCGGGGCGTGAAGGACATTCTGATCGCCTGTGTGGATGGTCTGAAGGGTTTCCCCGAAGCGATCAATACCGTGTATCCCCAAACCCGGATACAGCTCTGTATCGTGCACATGGTGCGCAATGCGGTGAAGTATGTGCCATGGAAAGACTATAAGCCGGTCACAACAGATCTGAAGCGGATCTACCAATCGGCCACCGAAGAGGAAGCCCTCTCAGAGCTGGACAAATTTGCCGAACGATGGGATGAGAAATATCCCCAGATCAGCCGATCCTGGCGGCTTCACTGGGAGAATCTCAACACTCTGTTCCGCTACCCGGAAGACATTCGCAGGGCCATCTACACGACCAATGCCATTGAGTCCCTTAACAGCGTCATTAGGAAAGTGATCAAGAAACGGAAGCTGTTCCCCACGGATGATTCCGCGAGAAAGGTGGTGTATCTGGCGATCATGGATGCGTCGAAGAAATGGACGATGCCGATCAGGAATTGGAAGTCAGCGCTGAACCGATTTATGATCGAGTTCGAAGATCGCTTAACGGAGTATCTTTAA
- a CDS encoding MFS transporter: MNQTNKLPHAKWACKFLFMANGLAYGSIVSRMPAIKNQTDLNEAQLGQALLGLGLGALISFPVAGVILRSIGSRYMALITTCMLLISLLIAGVANSWLTLMIPFCLFGFSMGAMEVAMGVQAINLERLIQKPCMSTLFAMASVGGMIGAGSTFIFSDLEPIKHFSILMVSGLILLGISLPYLVPDPEKVEAEEENHGFKMPPKALFGIGILALCAMVSEGAIADWGALLLSSEKGASEAVAALGYAAFSAVMIFGRLFGDRFREKISDVSLVRVLASIATVGMALVLFCESPAMAIIGFAVVGLGLSVVSPIMFNAAGNQPGVEPAIGVASISTLGYGGMLAGPPLIGLLANNTGLGTALLVVLGLCVLLLLKASWVCGATKNAPLTL; encoded by the coding sequence ATGAATCAAACAAATAAACTCCCCCATGCCAAATGGGCGTGTAAATTCTTATTTATGGCAAATGGCTTAGCATACGGAAGTATTGTTTCGAGAATGCCCGCCATTAAAAACCAAACAGATCTGAACGAAGCGCAGCTGGGGCAAGCATTGTTAGGCCTAGGCCTGGGAGCACTGATTTCGTTTCCTGTAGCGGGTGTTATTCTGCGCTCAATTGGTAGCCGGTATATGGCCCTCATTACAACGTGCATGTTGCTCATAAGCCTTCTAATAGCAGGAGTCGCCAATAGCTGGTTGACTCTTATGATTCCGTTCTGCCTGTTTGGCTTTTCGATGGGCGCTATGGAGGTTGCAATGGGGGTTCAGGCGATTAATCTAGAAAGATTGATTCAGAAGCCTTGTATGTCTACGTTATTCGCAATGGCAAGTGTGGGAGGCATGATCGGCGCAGGAAGTACATTTATATTCTCTGATTTGGAGCCAATTAAACACTTCAGCATACTCATGGTTTCAGGACTAATACTGCTTGGAATTTCGCTACCATATCTAGTCCCAGATCCAGAGAAGGTAGAAGCAGAAGAAGAAAACCACGGATTCAAAATGCCACCTAAAGCCTTATTTGGAATTGGCATCCTAGCGTTGTGCGCAATGGTCTCAGAAGGAGCTATAGCAGATTGGGGGGCATTGTTACTCAGTTCTGAGAAAGGAGCTTCAGAAGCAGTTGCAGCATTAGGCTATGCCGCATTCTCAGCAGTGATGATTTTTGGCCGTTTATTTGGCGATCGATTCAGAGAGAAAATCAGTGACGTAAGCCTAGTTAGAGTTTTGGCGTCAATTGCCACTGTGGGAATGGCTCTCGTACTGTTCTGTGAATCGCCTGCAATGGCAATTATTGGCTTTGCAGTCGTTGGATTGGGGCTTTCAGTGGTTTCACCAATCATGTTTAACGCAGCGGGTAATCAGCCAGGAGTCGAACCAGCTATTGGAGTGGCATCTATTTCGACACTGGGATATGGAGGAATGCTAGCAGGACCACCGCTAATTGGTCTGTTAGCGAATAACACTGGGCTAGGAACTGCATTGCTAGTTGTTCTCGGGCTGTGCGTACTGCTTCTTCTGAAAGCCAGTTGGGTATGTGGGGCAACTAAGAATGCCCCATTGACCCTGTAA
- a CDS encoding VOC family protein: MIDHFSIDVTNIEESLAWYRAVLKPLGYEVKFEVDQDVRVVALGESKERYGSLYLVESKRKKACDPRPHFCFRATSEEQVKAFLTAAIKAGGMGNRTPGYKVESGFHAAFVYDPDGYNVEATHYIKK; this comes from the coding sequence GTGATAGACCACTTTTCTATTGATGTAACCAATATTGAAGAAAGCCTCGCTTGGTATCGAGCTGTTCTTAAGCCGCTTGGATATGAAGTTAAATTTGAAGTTGACCAGGATGTGCGTGTTGTAGCGCTTGGGGAGTCCAAAGAGCGATATGGAAGCCTATATCTTGTTGAGTCCAAGAGAAAGAAAGCATGTGATCCTCGACCACATTTTTGTTTTAGAGCGACCAGCGAAGAACAGGTTAAAGCTTTTCTCACAGCCGCTATAAAAGCAGGGGGGATGGGTAATAGAACGCCAGGATACAAGGTAGAGAGCGGTTTTCATGCAGCCTTTGTCTACGATCCCGACGGATATAATGTCGAGGCTACTCACTATATAAAGAAGTAG
- a CDS encoding TetR/AcrR family transcriptional regulator, which produces MTRRRQFTLENFISSARKIIQEQGPSKLTFDAVGKDLGCSRGAITHNFPTKRDLVVAIVDDMFMKTRELVEQEIEKAKDVPFPVLTGMILAIADESKKMNDFSQGIFQAAVAEEPPITEPFTRFYRDYWARIAEEAKDPIRALSLWTAIEGLILMDSYPEPAYSEKQRRELVTYLLKEASKD; this is translated from the coding sequence ATGACAAGACGCCGACAATTCACCTTAGAGAACTTCATTTCTTCAGCCAGGAAAATTATCCAAGAGCAAGGCCCGAGTAAATTGACCTTTGATGCCGTCGGTAAGGACTTGGGGTGTAGTCGCGGGGCAATCACTCACAACTTCCCCACGAAGCGGGATCTGGTAGTCGCCATCGTCGATGACATGTTCATGAAGACAAGGGAGCTGGTCGAACAGGAAATAGAGAAAGCCAAAGACGTACCTTTTCCAGTACTAACGGGCATGATTCTGGCAATTGCAGATGAGTCAAAAAAGATGAATGACTTCTCGCAAGGTATCTTCCAAGCGGCTGTGGCGGAAGAACCACCAATTACTGAACCTTTTACGCGCTTTTATCGCGATTACTGGGCTCGTATTGCGGAAGAGGCGAAAGATCCTATCAGAGCTCTATCATTGTGGACCGCAATTGAGGGCTTGATTCTTATGGACAGTTATCCTGAGCCGGCATATTCAGAAAAACAGCGCAGAGAACTTGTCACCTATCTGCTTAAAGAGGCAAGTAAGGACTAA
- a CDS encoding VOC family protein, with the protein MIDHFSICVTNFNESLAWYRAALEPLGYEVKSDADYGVRVAGLGEVKAQHGELYLIEAKEKGACDPRPHFCFKASSEEKVRAFYAAAIAAGGTDNGAPGYREEHDYFAAFVYDPDGYNVEAAYYGAE; encoded by the coding sequence ATGATTGATCATTTTTCAATATGTGTAACTAACTTCAATGAAAGCCTCGCCTGGTATAGAGCGGCTCTTGAGCCGCTAGGTTATGAGGTTAAATCAGACGCAGACTATGGTGTTCGCGTTGCTGGACTTGGAGAAGTGAAAGCTCAGCATGGAGAACTGTATTTAATTGAGGCCAAGGAAAAAGGCGCCTGTGACCCACGCCCCCACTTTTGCTTTAAAGCAAGCAGCGAAGAGAAAGTGAGAGCTTTTTACGCAGCGGCTATAGCGGCTGGCGGAACAGATAATGGAGCGCCAGGCTACAGGGAAGAGCATGACTACTTTGCCGCCTTTGTTTACGACCCTGATGGCTATAACGTCGAAGCCGCCTATTATGGTGCAGAGTAG